The Noviherbaspirillum saxi genome includes a window with the following:
- a CDS encoding nuclear transport factor 2 family protein codes for MNEQQNTQLVQQAYAKFQAGDIPGLLEMCADDIEWELDPNDDVPFSGARHGKEAVREFFSTLDQSQQPLHFEPREFIAQGDKVVALGHYAWNVKSTDRTFESDWAEIFTIRDGKIARFREFADTAAGAAAYRSH; via the coding sequence ATGAATGAGCAGCAAAACACGCAGCTCGTCCAGCAAGCCTATGCCAAGTTTCAGGCAGGAGATATCCCCGGCCTGCTTGAAATGTGCGCGGACGATATCGAATGGGAACTGGACCCTAACGACGACGTGCCGTTCAGCGGTGCGCGGCATGGCAAGGAAGCGGTAAGGGAATTTTTCAGCACCCTCGACCAATCGCAGCAACCACTGCATTTCGAACCACGCGAGTTCATTGCGCAAGGCGACAAGGTGGTAGCACTCGGCCACTATGCATGGAACGTGAAATCCACCGATCGCACCTTTGAAAGCGACTGGGCGGAAATCTTCACGATTCGCGATGGCAAGATTGCACGCTTCCGCGAGTTTGCCGATACCGCCGCCGGAGCCGCCGCTTATCGTTCGCATTAG
- a CDS encoding DUF1993 domain-containing protein, with the protein MAISMYAASVPVFRQMLNSLNDVLNKADAHASAKKIDPNALLQARLFPDMLPLARQVQIASDFAKGACARLAGMEIPSYEDKEQSFDELRARIAKTLALIEGITPAQINGSEEREVVIQQGTPRERKFAGQTYLLHYALPQFLFHVTTAYAILRHNGVEIGKRDFMGSY; encoded by the coding sequence ATGGCAATATCGATGTATGCGGCATCCGTCCCTGTATTCCGCCAGATGCTCAACAGCCTTAACGACGTGCTGAACAAGGCCGACGCGCATGCGAGCGCAAAGAAGATCGATCCGAATGCCCTGCTGCAGGCGCGACTTTTCCCCGACATGCTTCCGCTCGCACGCCAAGTGCAAATCGCCAGCGATTTTGCCAAAGGCGCCTGCGCCAGACTGGCAGGCATGGAGATACCAAGTTATGAAGACAAGGAGCAAAGCTTCGATGAATTGCGTGCACGAATCGCAAAGACATTGGCATTGATCGAGGGCATTACCCCGGCGCAAATCAATGGCAGCGAAGAACGTGAAGTGGTGATTCAACAAGGCACGCCGCGCGAAAGAAAATTCGCGGGACAGACTTATCTGCTGCACTATGCGCTGCCGCAGTTTCTGTTCCATGTGACTACCGCTTATGCAATCCTGCGTCACAATGGTGTAGAAATCGGCAAACGCGATTTCATGGGAAGCTATTGA
- a CDS encoding SMP-30/gluconolactonase/LRE family protein has translation MVQDVHIETVVDGLAFAEAPRWHENMLWFSDFYTHKVMRLRLGGEPETVCEVAGQPSGLGWLPDGRMLVVSMNDRRLLRLDHDGLNTVADLSDLTPHHCNDMVVDRKGRAYIGNFGFDMLNRAPVQSTVLLMVDVDGSIRPVADELLFPNGAVITPDQSTLIIAETFGKRLTAFDIAADGSLGRRRVWANLGEASPDGICLDAEGAVWVASPTTSEFLRVREGGDIADRISVQDQAIACTLGGPEGNTLFMVTGRVSRETRALAERNGRIQAARVQIPGAGSP, from the coding sequence ATGGTGCAAGACGTACACATCGAAACGGTGGTCGACGGGCTCGCTTTTGCGGAAGCGCCGCGCTGGCACGAGAACATGCTGTGGTTTTCCGACTTCTACACGCACAAGGTGATGCGCCTGCGCCTGGGCGGCGAACCGGAAACGGTGTGCGAAGTCGCGGGCCAGCCCTCGGGGCTGGGCTGGCTTCCGGATGGCCGCATGCTGGTCGTGTCGATGAACGACCGCCGCCTGCTGCGCCTCGACCATGACGGGCTCAATACGGTAGCCGATCTGAGTGACCTGACACCGCACCATTGCAATGACATGGTGGTGGACCGTAAAGGTCGTGCCTACATCGGCAACTTCGGCTTCGACATGCTCAACCGTGCACCGGTGCAGTCGACCGTGCTGCTGATGGTTGATGTCGACGGCAGCATACGGCCGGTGGCTGACGAATTATTGTTCCCCAACGGCGCTGTCATCACCCCTGACCAGTCGACGCTGATCATTGCCGAAACCTTCGGCAAGCGGCTGACCGCTTTCGATATCGCGGCCGATGGCTCGCTTGGCCGGCGCAGGGTATGGGCAAACTTAGGCGAAGCCTCCCCCGATGGTATTTGCCTCGATGCGGAGGGCGCAGTCTGGGTCGCTTCGCCGACCACGTCGGAATTCCTGCGTGTGCGTGAAGGCGGCGATATCGCGGATCGCATCAGTGTGCAGGATCAGGCCATCGCCTGCACGCTCGGCGGCCCCGAAGGCAATACCTTGTTCATGGTGACAGGACGCGTTTCCAGAGAGACGCGCGCACTCGCCGAAAGAAATGGCCGTATTCAGGCAGCCCGGGTGCAGATTCCCGGCGCGGGCTCCCCTTGA
- a CDS encoding glycine betaine ABC transporter substrate-binding protein has protein sequence MLLASFAAQGADVLRVGSKRFTESYLLGEVIRQTAAPHTQVEHKQGLGNTAIVFEALKSGNIDIYPEYLGTIDQEILKHKSPVSLQEINRELASFGLAAAVPLGFNNSYALAVRGSDRQLGLETLGDLSRHPGLRLGLSHEFIGRADGWAGLAARYGLPHTPTGLDHGLAYQALSARQVDVIDIYATDAKIRQYGLHVLKDDAGYFPRYDALLLYRLDIAQRFPDAWRALQQLQGKISADDMLAMNAGAELEGKPFSEVAAGFLSNGKQQARQAGGVQARLFDGQLWRLTREHLLLVLLSVLSATAIGVPLGILAAYVPRVRHAVMAVVGVLQTVPSLALLAMLIPLLGTIGVVPALIALFLYALLPIVRNTSIGIEQVPGGLRMAALALGMTKRDRLLHVDLPLALPVILAGIKTAAVMSVGTATIAAFIGAGGYGERIATGLAINDNDMLLAGALPAAALALLTQFAFDMLERMLTRYRRMPFDRH, from the coding sequence ATGCTGCTGGCATCGTTCGCCGCGCAAGGTGCCGACGTTCTGCGCGTCGGCTCAAAACGCTTTACCGAATCTTACCTGCTCGGAGAGGTCATCCGCCAGACTGCCGCGCCGCATACCCAGGTGGAACACAAGCAAGGTCTCGGCAATACCGCCATCGTCTTTGAAGCGCTGAAGTCCGGCAACATCGATATCTATCCCGAATACCTGGGCACGATAGATCAGGAAATACTCAAGCATAAGTCACCCGTTTCTCTGCAAGAAATCAATCGCGAGCTGGCGTCGTTCGGACTGGCCGCAGCGGTGCCGCTCGGTTTCAACAACAGCTATGCGCTGGCGGTGCGCGGCAGCGATCGCCAGCTCGGGTTGGAAACGCTGGGCGACCTGTCCCGCCATCCCGGCTTGCGCCTTGGCCTGTCGCATGAGTTCATCGGTCGCGCCGATGGCTGGGCGGGATTGGCCGCGCGTTACGGGCTGCCGCACACACCGACCGGGCTGGACCACGGTCTTGCTTATCAGGCCTTGTCGGCGCGCCAGGTCGATGTGATCGACATCTACGCGACCGATGCCAAGATCCGGCAGTACGGATTGCATGTGCTCAAGGACGATGCAGGCTATTTTCCCCGTTACGATGCCCTGCTGCTGTACCGGCTGGATATCGCACAACGCTTTCCCGATGCCTGGCGGGCGTTGCAGCAATTGCAGGGAAAAATTTCCGCTGACGATATGCTCGCAATGAATGCAGGCGCGGAACTGGAAGGCAAACCGTTTTCCGAGGTTGCCGCCGGCTTCCTGTCGAACGGCAAGCAGCAAGCCAGGCAAGCCGGCGGTGTGCAGGCCAGGCTGTTTGACGGTCAATTGTGGCGACTGACGCGCGAGCATTTGCTGCTGGTACTGCTGTCGGTATTGTCCGCCACCGCAATCGGCGTGCCGCTCGGCATCCTTGCCGCCTATGTACCGCGTGTGCGCCATGCCGTGATGGCTGTGGTCGGGGTACTGCAGACCGTACCGTCGCTGGCGCTGCTGGCCATGCTGATTCCGCTGCTGGGAACCATCGGCGTGGTGCCGGCACTGATTGCGCTCTTTCTCTATGCGCTGCTGCCCATCGTACGCAATACCAGTATCGGCATCGAACAGGTGCCGGGCGGCTTGCGCATGGCTGCCTTGGCCCTGGGCATGACCAAACGCGACCGGCTGCTTCATGTCGATCTTCCGCTTGCTCTGCCGGTCATCCTCGCCGGCATCAAGACCGCCGCCGTCATGAGTGTGGGCACCGCCACCATCGCCGCCTTTATCGGTGCCGGCGGTTATGGCGAACGCATCGCGACCGGCCTCGCCATCAATGACAATGACATGTTGCTCGCAGGCGCACTGCCGGCGGCGGCGCTGGCCCTGCTCACGCAGTTTGCGTTCGACATGCTGGAACGCATGCTGACCCGATATCGCCGCATGCCGTTCGATCGGCACTGA
- a CDS encoding flavodoxin family protein, with the protein MTKPRTGQAPPTLEREEFRIRFHQSFKDPTFDQAKDALRVVEEIAWENYSHSRKAPVTVKAGPGYADPDYDLSIEWREAHERLLAAEARQKDPATRSRVLLICASARNDGSCPGEISKTFRLTRIAEEILTAHDIEADLLDLSLLTSDYDRHIHPCKGCVSTAMPLCHWPCSCYPNHAQRMTNDWMNEIYEKWVSAHAIIILTPVYWYQVPSVLKLMMDRLVCADGGNPDPTTTSGKNAEKAKAIENAGWPYPKHLAGRAYGLMVHGDVAGIEGVRRGLSDWLDWMGLIDAGKQSRLDRYIGYYESYAQSHEALDHDIAVQEETRNVARAVAAAVCEVRENRLSSPGSDLQDPRPK; encoded by the coding sequence ATGACGAAACCTCGTACCGGGCAGGCTCCTCCCACACTGGAGCGCGAGGAATTTCGCATCCGCTTTCATCAATCGTTCAAGGATCCCACCTTCGACCAGGCGAAAGATGCTTTGCGCGTAGTCGAAGAAATCGCCTGGGAAAACTATAGCCATAGCCGCAAGGCGCCGGTGACCGTCAAGGCCGGTCCGGGCTATGCCGATCCGGATTACGATCTCTCGATCGAGTGGCGCGAAGCCCACGAGCGGCTGCTGGCAGCGGAAGCGCGGCAAAAGGATCCGGCCACGCGCTCGCGCGTATTGCTGATATGCGCGTCGGCCCGCAACGATGGCTCTTGCCCCGGCGAAATTTCCAAGACCTTCCGCCTGACCCGCATCGCCGAAGAAATCCTGACCGCACATGATATCGAAGCCGATCTGCTCGACCTGAGCCTGCTCACCTCGGATTACGACCGCCACATCCATCCCTGCAAGGGCTGCGTATCCACCGCGATGCCGCTGTGCCACTGGCCATGCAGCTGCTACCCCAATCATGCGCAGCGCATGACCAATGACTGGATGAACGAGATCTATGAAAAATGGGTCTCCGCGCATGCCATCATCATCCTCACCCCGGTCTACTGGTATCAGGTACCCAGCGTGCTCAAGCTGATGATGGACAGGCTGGTCTGCGCCGATGGCGGCAATCCGGACCCGACTACCACCTCGGGCAAGAACGCCGAAAAAGCAAAAGCCATTGAAAACGCAGGATGGCCTTATCCCAAACACCTTGCCGGCCGCGCATACGGTTTGATGGTGCATGGGGACGTCGCGGGTATTGAAGGCGTGCGGCGCGGACTGTCCGACTGGCTGGACTGGATGGGCTTGATCGATGCCGGCAAGCAATCGCGTCTTGATCGCTATATCGGCTATTACGAATCCTATGCGCAAAGCCACGAAGCCCTGGACCACGATATCGCGGTGCAGGAAGAAACGCGCAACGTCGCCCGTGCGGTAGCGGCGGCCGTATGCGAGGTGCGTGAGAACCGTCTGTCTTCCCCCGGCAGCGACCTTCAGGATCCACGGCCCAAATAA
- the fghA gene encoding S-formylglutathione hydrolase: MLQILSEHPCFNGIQAYYRHDSRTTGLPMQFSVFHPPVEEKELVPVLFYLAGLTCTEETFMIKAGAQRIAAQLGIMLVTCDTSPRDTGIPGADQDWDFGHGAGFYLDATEAPWSKHFRMESYVTDELHELIFSEFNADAERTGIFGHSMGGHGALVLALRHPDKYKSVSAFAPVTAPSHCPWGQNAFSRYLGHDGNQWLEHDASALMKHRQTPFPHGILIDQGLGDTFLHEQLLPEQFEQACSAAGQPLTLRRHEGYDHGYYFISTFVEDHLAFHHRVLNAA, translated from the coding sequence ATGCTACAAATCCTCTCCGAACACCCCTGCTTCAACGGCATCCAAGCCTACTACCGCCACGACTCCCGAACCACCGGCCTCCCCATGCAATTCTCCGTCTTCCACCCCCCGGTCGAAGAAAAAGAACTAGTCCCCGTACTGTTCTACCTGGCAGGCCTGACCTGCACCGAAGAAACCTTCATGATCAAAGCCGGCGCGCAACGCATCGCCGCACAACTCGGCATCATGCTCGTCACCTGCGACACCAGCCCGCGCGACACCGGCATACCCGGCGCCGACCAGGATTGGGACTTCGGCCACGGCGCCGGCTTCTACCTCGACGCCACCGAAGCCCCGTGGAGCAAACACTTCCGCATGGAGTCGTATGTCACCGATGAACTGCACGAACTGATCTTCAGCGAATTCAATGCCGATGCAGAGCGCACCGGCATCTTCGGCCATTCGATGGGAGGACACGGCGCACTGGTGCTCGCGCTGCGCCATCCGGACAAATACAAATCGGTATCGGCATTCGCGCCAGTCACGGCGCCGTCCCATTGTCCGTGGGGTCAAAACGCCTTCAGCCGCTATCTGGGCCATGACGGGAACCAATGGCTTGAGCATGATGCCTCAGCGCTGATGAAGCACCGGCAAACGCCTTTTCCGCATGGCATCCTGATCGATCAGGGACTGGGCGACACATTCCTGCACGAGCAACTGCTGCCCGAGCAGTTCGAGCAGGCATGCAGCGCGGCCGGGCAGCCGCTGACGCTACGCCGGCATGAAGGCTACGACCATGGCTACTACTTCATCTCCACGTTTGTCGAAGACCATCTGGCGTTTCATCATCGCGTGTTAAACGCAGCCTGA
- a CDS encoding methyl-accepting chemotaxis protein, which yields MSSLAIAKRPDTATTTGGVKISGEVFAAMINLSGRRRFTSQRLVLYAVLASLSHDDAVATARSALKLFEDAHVALVDEARKLPDDFSGELKNAYFGTPQADRNIRDFASLAQRALTAIESGARQAPALLDELVRGATPMLAVLNQLTQIYEDLSKRHALHVRKHLHGIMNDIESIARQARMVSFNAQIVAARAGHAGREFSVVAGVLSDITGEIDGLVHEALNSSVA from the coding sequence ATGAGTTCGCTTGCCATTGCAAAGAGGCCAGATACTGCCACCACGACCGGAGGCGTCAAAATTTCCGGCGAAGTCTTTGCCGCAATGATCAACCTTTCCGGACGTCGTCGCTTCACCTCGCAGCGGCTGGTGCTGTATGCGGTGCTCGCATCGCTCAGCCATGACGATGCGGTAGCGACCGCGCGCAGTGCGCTCAAACTGTTCGAGGATGCGCATGTTGCGCTGGTGGACGAGGCTCGCAAGCTTCCGGATGATTTTTCCGGCGAACTCAAGAACGCTTACTTCGGTACGCCGCAGGCCGACCGCAACATCCGCGATTTCGCCTCGCTGGCCCAGCGTGCGCTCACCGCGATCGAATCCGGTGCTCGCCAGGCGCCTGCCCTCCTAGATGAACTGGTGCGCGGCGCGACGCCGATGCTGGCGGTACTGAATCAGCTGACGCAAATCTACGAAGACCTGTCCAAGCGCCATGCTCTACACGTGCGCAAGCATTTGCACGGCATCATGAACGATATCGAATCCATCGCCCGGCAAGCACGGATGGTGTCATTCAACGCACAGATCGTGGCGGCCCGCGCCGGGCACGCAGGACGCGAATTCTCGGTGGTGGCCGGCGTTTTGTCCGACATTACCGGTGAAATCGATGGACTGGTGCACGAAGCCTTGAACAGTTCGGTCGCCTGA
- a CDS encoding S-(hydroxymethyl)glutathione dehydrogenase/class III alcohol dehydrogenase has product MKTKAAIAWQAGAPLSVEQVDLDGPRAGEVLIEVKATGICHTDYYTLSGADPEGIFPAILGHEGAGVVVDVGPDVRSLKQGDHVIPLYTPECRQCKFCLSQKTNLCQAIRSTQGRGLMPDGTSRFSIGGKPLFHYMGTSTFANHIVVPEIAVAKIRSDAPFDKVCYIGCGVTTGVGAVLFTAKVEAGANVVVFGLGGIGLNVIQAARMVGADKIIGVDINPAREQMARKFGMTHFINPKEVENVVDAIVQLTDGGADYSFECIGNTTTMRQALECCHKGWGQSVIIGVAAAGQEISTRPFQLVTGRVWKGSAFGGARGRTDVPKIVDWYMEGKINIDDLITHKLPLERINEGFDLMKSGESIRSVVMY; this is encoded by the coding sequence ATGAAGACCAAAGCCGCAATCGCCTGGCAAGCCGGCGCACCGCTATCCGTGGAACAAGTGGATCTTGACGGCCCGCGTGCCGGCGAAGTCCTCATCGAAGTCAAGGCGACCGGCATCTGCCATACCGATTACTACACCTTGTCGGGCGCTGATCCGGAAGGCATCTTTCCCGCCATACTCGGACACGAGGGAGCCGGCGTCGTAGTCGACGTTGGTCCCGATGTGCGCTCGCTCAAGCAAGGCGACCATGTGATACCGCTGTACACGCCCGAATGCCGGCAATGCAAATTCTGTCTGTCGCAAAAGACCAACCTGTGCCAGGCGATACGCTCGACGCAGGGACGCGGCCTGATGCCCGACGGCACCAGCCGCTTCTCCATCGGCGGCAAACCCCTGTTCCACTACATGGGCACATCGACCTTCGCCAACCATATCGTCGTGCCGGAAATCGCCGTTGCAAAGATCCGTTCCGATGCCCCGTTCGACAAGGTCTGCTACATCGGCTGCGGCGTGACCACCGGTGTCGGTGCGGTGCTGTTCACTGCCAAGGTCGAAGCCGGTGCGAATGTGGTGGTGTTCGGCCTTGGCGGCATCGGCCTCAATGTGATCCAGGCCGCAAGAATGGTCGGCGCCGACAAGATCATCGGCGTGGACATCAACCCGGCACGCGAACAAATGGCACGCAAGTTCGGCATGACGCATTTCATCAATCCTAAGGAAGTGGAGAACGTGGTCGATGCGATTGTGCAGCTTACCGATGGCGGCGCCGATTACAGCTTCGAATGCATAGGCAATACCACCACGATGCGCCAGGCGCTCGAATGCTGCCACAAGGGATGGGGCCAGTCGGTCATCATCGGCGTGGCTGCTGCCGGACAGGAAATCAGCACACGTCCGTTCCAGCTCGTCACCGGGCGGGTGTGGAAGGGTTCGGCGTTCGGCGGTGCGCGCGGACGAACTGATGTACCGAAGATTGTCGACTGGTATATGGAAGGCAAGATCAATATCGATGATCTGATCACGCATAAGCTGCCGCTGGAGCGGATCAATGAGGGGTTTGATTTGATGAAGAGCGGGGAATCGATCAGGTCGGTGGTGATGTATTGA
- a CDS encoding class I SAM-dependent methyltransferase, translated as MAEISVENVVSTYRFYAPLYDSLFGAAFEPGRRALTAAVNAVHPTSILEVGVGTGLTLGNYPATSSVVGIDISNEMLEIARERAKALHSRNIHLVAMNAEMMDFPDGSFDCVAMPYVLSVTPHPERLVAEIRRVCRKGGTILILNHFSGSRFWWFLERAVRSLANRIGFRSDFCFDEQIMKYDWEVQSVKKVNLFGLSRLVVIRNT; from the coding sequence ATGGCTGAAATTTCCGTCGAAAATGTAGTCAGCACCTACCGTTTCTATGCGCCGCTGTACGACAGCCTGTTCGGGGCCGCATTCGAACCTGGCCGCCGCGCATTGACTGCTGCAGTCAACGCGGTTCATCCCACCTCCATTCTTGAAGTCGGCGTCGGTACCGGCCTCACGTTGGGAAATTATCCGGCTACGTCGTCCGTTGTCGGCATCGACATTTCCAACGAGATGCTTGAGATTGCGCGAGAACGTGCGAAGGCCCTGCACAGTCGCAATATTCACCTGGTGGCGATGAATGCCGAGATGATGGACTTTCCCGACGGATCTTTCGACTGCGTGGCAATGCCTTATGTGCTGTCGGTAACGCCGCATCCCGAACGCCTGGTCGCGGAGATCCGGCGCGTATGCCGCAAGGGCGGGACTATCCTGATCCTGAACCACTTCAGCGGCAGCCGCTTCTGGTGGTTTCTGGAACGGGCAGTCCGCTCGCTGGCCAATCGCATCGGTTTCCGTTCGGACTTTTGCTTCGACGAACAGATCATGAAATACGACTGGGAAGTGCAATCGGTCAAGAAGGTCAACCTGTTCGGCCTGTCGCGACTGGTGGTGATTCGCAATACCTGA
- a CDS encoding malic enzyme-like NAD(P)-binding protein, translating into MNKLEQQALDYHAAGQRGKIAIQVTKPVASQADLSLAYSPGVAVPCVEINKNPAKAYEYTAKGNLVGVITNGTAVLGLGDIGALAGKPVMEGKAVLFKKFAGIDAFDIEIDETDPDKLIDIIAALHPTFGGINLEDIKAPECFQIERTLRERLSIPVFHDDQHGTAIVVGTGFLNALHLTGRDISLVKVVCSGAGAAAIACLDMLVDLGVRRENVYVCDSRGVLTTERELTAEKRAWAQATDAKTLSDVIGMADVFLGLSGPGLLKQDDVKKMAARPIVFALANPEPELRPELIREVAPDAIIATGRSDYPNQINNALCFPYLFRAALDTGATTINQEMKRACVVALAEMARSDDQFGKQYIVPTLLDKRLLTGVTPQIAVAAQASGVARRQIDAAQYRAQLEALAQTLL; encoded by the coding sequence ATGAACAAGCTGGAACAACAAGCACTCGATTACCATGCCGCCGGACAGCGCGGCAAGATCGCGATCCAGGTCACCAAGCCGGTCGCCAGCCAGGCCGATCTCTCGCTCGCCTATTCGCCAGGCGTAGCCGTTCCCTGCGTTGAAATCAACAAGAACCCGGCAAAAGCCTATGAGTACACCGCGAAAGGCAATCTCGTTGGTGTGATCACCAACGGCACCGCAGTGCTTGGCCTGGGCGACATCGGCGCACTGGCCGGCAAGCCGGTCATGGAAGGCAAGGCGGTGCTGTTCAAGAAGTTCGCGGGTATCGACGCATTCGACATCGAGATCGATGAAACCGACCCGGACAAGCTGATCGATATCATCGCCGCGCTGCATCCGACCTTCGGCGGCATCAACCTCGAAGACATCAAGGCGCCGGAGTGTTTCCAGATCGAGCGCACGCTGCGCGAGCGGCTGTCGATTCCGGTATTCCATGATGATCAGCATGGTACGGCGATCGTGGTCGGCACCGGTTTCCTGAATGCGTTGCATCTGACCGGCCGCGATATCTCGCTGGTCAAGGTCGTATGTTCCGGCGCCGGTGCGGCCGCTATCGCCTGCCTCGACATGCTGGTGGACCTGGGTGTGCGGCGCGAGAATGTCTATGTCTGCGACAGCCGTGGCGTGCTCACCACCGAACGCGAACTGACCGCCGAAAAGCGCGCATGGGCGCAAGCGACCGATGCGAAGACGCTGTCGGACGTGATCGGCATGGCGGATGTGTTTCTCGGCCTGTCAGGTCCGGGTTTGCTGAAGCAGGACGACGTGAAAAAAATGGCGGCTCGTCCCATCGTGTTCGCGCTGGCCAATCCGGAACCCGAACTGCGACCGGAACTGATCCGCGAAGTCGCGCCCGATGCCATCATCGCGACCGGCCGTTCCGACTATCCGAACCAGATCAACAATGCCTTGTGCTTTCCTTACCTGTTCCGCGCCGCGCTCGATACCGGCGCGACCACGATCAATCAGGAAATGAAGCGTGCCTGCGTGGTGGCGCTGGCGGAAATGGCACGCAGTGACGACCAGTTCGGCAAGCAGTACATCGTGCCGACGCTGCTCGACAAGCGCTTGCTGACCGGCGTGACGCCGCAGATCGCCGTTGCCGCTCAGGCAAGCGGCGTGGCGCGCCGGCAGATCGATGCAGCACAGTACCGCGCGCAGCTCGAAGCCCTTGCGCAGACATTGCTGTAA
- a CDS encoding GlsB/YeaQ/YmgE family stress response membrane protein translates to MELLWFLLIGLIAGWLASAIVGGGFGVVGDIVVGIVGAFLGGFLFRSLGISAGGGMLGSIIVATVGAIVLILLLRLFKRA, encoded by the coding sequence ATGGAATTACTCTGGTTTCTTCTAATTGGTCTCATCGCCGGGTGGCTGGCGAGCGCAATTGTCGGCGGCGGATTTGGCGTGGTCGGCGATATCGTTGTTGGAATAGTAGGCGCCTTCCTTGGCGGTTTCCTGTTTCGCAGTCTTGGCATCTCGGCAGGCGGCGGCATGCTGGGCAGCATCATCGTTGCCACGGTCGGCGCCATTGTGCTGATTCTGTTGCTGCGCCTGTTCAAACGCGCGTAG